A genome region from Bradyrhizobium commune includes the following:
- a CDS encoding YdcH family protein, giving the protein MTNEDERELEAELARLQQEHRDLDAAIDALHQSPAPDLLRLQRLKKRKLLLRDRIAFIEDQITPDIIA; this is encoded by the coding sequence ATGACCAATGAAGACGAGCGCGAGCTCGAAGCCGAACTCGCCCGGTTGCAGCAGGAACACCGAGATCTCGATGCGGCGATCGATGCACTGCATCAATCGCCAGCACCCGACCTATTGCGGTTGCAGCGGTTGAAGAAGCGCAAGCTGTTGTTACGCGACCGCATCGCCTTCATCGAAGACCAGATCACGCCTGACATCATCGCCTGA
- a CDS encoding YdcH family protein — MTIQAHLVELERKHKTLENELHEALVHLSTDDLQIVELKRRKLMVKDQIERLKHTGDTLH, encoded by the coding sequence ATGACAATTCAGGCACATCTGGTTGAATTGGAACGGAAGCATAAAACTCTCGAAAACGAATTGCACGAAGCTCTCGTGCACCTTTCAACAGACGACCTGCAAATTGTTGAGTTGAAGCGCCGGAAGTTGATGGTCAAGGACCAGATCGAGCGTCTGAAGCACACCGGCGACACGCTTCACTAG
- a CDS encoding NAD(P)/FAD-dependent oxidoreductase — protein MDRVDCVVIGAGVVGLAVARKLAQAGREVIVLEEAEAIGTVTSSRNSEVIHAGIYYRAGSWMARMCVSGKHALYRYCGERGIPHKNCGKLIVATSTKETEKLQSIKAHAEANGVLDMQLLSGEAARALEPALACDAALLSPSTGIIDSHAYMLSLRGEAEEAGAAFAFHTPLIRAKAAGGIIEIDAGGEAPMTLQCGLLVNAAGLSATTVARHIDGMPLERIPPAYLAKGNYFSCNARAPFSHLIYPVPEPGGLGVHLTLDMAGQARFGPDVEWIETIDYEVDPSRAERFYPAIRKYWPTLPDGALMPSYSGIRPKIVPPAVATQDFLMQGPRDHGVEGLINLFGIESPGLTSSLAIADHVAELANI, from the coding sequence ATGGATAGGGTCGACTGCGTCGTCATCGGGGCCGGCGTGGTCGGGCTCGCGGTGGCCAGAAAGCTTGCACAGGCTGGGCGCGAGGTGATCGTGCTCGAGGAAGCCGAGGCGATCGGCACCGTCACCTCCTCGCGCAACAGCGAGGTGATCCACGCCGGGATCTACTACCGCGCCGGAAGCTGGATGGCGCGCATGTGCGTCAGCGGCAAGCACGCGCTCTACCGCTATTGCGGCGAGCGCGGCATCCCGCACAAGAACTGCGGCAAGCTGATCGTCGCGACCAGCACGAAGGAAACCGAGAAGCTGCAATCGATCAAGGCGCATGCCGAGGCCAACGGCGTGCTCGACATGCAGCTGCTCTCGGGCGAGGCCGCACGCGCGCTCGAGCCGGCACTGGCCTGCGACGCCGCGCTGCTGTCGCCCTCGACGGGCATCATCGACAGCCATGCCTACATGCTCTCGCTGCGCGGCGAGGCGGAAGAGGCGGGCGCAGCCTTCGCGTTTCACACACCGCTGATCCGCGCCAAGGCGGCTGGTGGGATCATCGAGATCGACGCTGGCGGCGAGGCGCCGATGACGTTGCAATGCGGCCTTCTCGTCAACGCCGCCGGGCTATCGGCAACGACGGTCGCGCGCCACATCGACGGCATGCCGCTGGAGCGGATTCCGCCGGCCTACCTCGCCAAGGGCAATTACTTCAGCTGTAACGCCAGGGCACCGTTCTCGCATCTGATCTATCCGGTGCCAGAGCCCGGCGGGTTGGGCGTGCATCTGACGCTGGACATGGCAGGACAGGCGCGTTTCGGCCCCGACGTCGAATGGATCGAGACGATCGACTATGAGGTCGATCCGTCGCGCGCCGAGCGCTTCTATCCGGCGATCCGCAAATACTGGCCGACGCTGCCCGATGGCGCGTTGATGCCGAGCTATTCAGGCATTCGCCCGAAGATCGTGCCGCCAGCTGTCGCCACGCAGGATTTTCTAATGCAGGGCCCGCGCGACCATGGCGTCGAAGGCCTGATCAATTTGTTCGGTATCGAATCACCCGGACTGACATCGTCGCTCGCGATCGCCGATCACGTCGCCGAGCTCGCAAATATCTAG